Proteins co-encoded in one Halorussus vallis genomic window:
- a CDS encoding DUF357 domain-containing protein translates to MPADLEEKTDRYEGLLAEALDAADVAPPADTPMGEAAAECLEMAESYLSDGRHFRAEGDLVNALASFSYGHAWLDAGARVGLFDVPREGHLFTV, encoded by the coding sequence ATGCCCGCCGACCTCGAAGAGAAGACCGACCGATACGAGGGCCTGCTTGCGGAAGCGCTGGACGCCGCCGACGTGGCGCCCCCCGCGGACACCCCGATGGGCGAGGCCGCCGCCGAGTGTCTGGAGATGGCCGAGTCGTACCTGAGCGACGGCCGCCACTTCCGGGCCGAGGGCGACCTCGTGAACGCGCTGGCCTCCTTCTCCTACGGACACGCGTGGCTCGACGCCGGCGCGCGCGTCGGCCTGTTCGACGTGCCCCGCGAGGGGCACCTGTTTACCGTCTGA
- the trxB gene encoding thioredoxin-disulfide reductase produces MSEHPRVEIYTKENCPYCDRAKDLFDEKGIEYETYNVTGDEELFEEMVERADGRKTAPEVFVDDELIGGYDQTKAMDEAGDLDEKLGIVAADGGPEHKKLIVAGSGIAGLTAAIYAARSNNDPLVLEGDEPGGQLTLTTDVENYPGFPEGISGPDLINNMKEQAKRFGAEVKNGVIEDVDASGRPFQVEMANGDVYTADALIAASGASARTLGIPGEDEMMGYGVSTCATCDGAFFRGEEMIVVGGGDAAFEEANFLTKFAEKVYLVHRREEFRAEDYWIDRVQEKVDDGEIEILRNTEVTEIQGSPEGGVETVSLVRNPEGYPGDKLDDPETEAFEMDVGALFVAIGHTPNTGYLEGTGVEMDDAGYIKTKGGKGGGQTKTGVPGLFGAGDVVDFHYQQAVTAAGMGCKAALDADDYLETIETEEAQDVATEAAPSDD; encoded by the coding sequence ATGAGCGAACACCCTCGCGTGGAAATCTACACGAAGGAGAACTGCCCCTACTGCGACAGGGCGAAGGACCTCTTCGACGAGAAGGGGATCGAGTACGAGACGTACAACGTGACCGGCGACGAGGAACTGTTCGAGGAGATGGTCGAGCGCGCCGACGGTCGCAAGACCGCGCCCGAGGTGTTCGTCGACGACGAACTCATCGGCGGCTACGACCAGACGAAGGCGATGGACGAGGCCGGCGACCTCGACGAGAAACTGGGCATCGTCGCGGCCGACGGCGGCCCCGAGCACAAGAAGCTCATCGTCGCCGGCAGCGGCATCGCGGGACTCACCGCCGCCATCTACGCCGCACGGTCGAACAACGACCCGCTGGTGCTGGAGGGCGACGAGCCGGGTGGTCAGCTCACCCTCACCACGGACGTCGAGAACTACCCCGGCTTCCCGGAGGGCATCAGCGGCCCCGACCTCATCAACAACATGAAAGAGCAGGCCAAGCGCTTCGGCGCGGAGGTCAAGAACGGCGTCATCGAGGACGTCGACGCCTCCGGCCGGCCGTTCCAGGTCGAGATGGCCAACGGCGACGTCTACACCGCCGACGCGCTCATCGCCGCCTCGGGCGCGAGCGCCCGCACGCTCGGCATCCCCGGCGAGGACGAGATGATGGGCTACGGCGTCTCGACCTGCGCGACCTGCGACGGCGCGTTCTTCCGCGGCGAGGAGATGATCGTCGTGGGCGGGGGCGACGCCGCGTTCGAGGAGGCCAACTTCCTCACGAAGTTCGCCGAGAAGGTCTACCTGGTCCACCGTCGCGAGGAGTTCCGCGCCGAGGACTACTGGATCGACCGCGTTCAGGAGAAGGTCGACGACGGCGAGATAGAGATTCTCCGGAACACCGAGGTGACCGAAATCCAGGGTTCGCCCGAGGGAGGCGTCGAAACCGTCTCGCTCGTGCGCAACCCCGAGGGCTACCCAGGCGACAAACTCGACGACCCCGAAACCGAGGCATTCGAGATGGACGTCGGCGCGCTGTTCGTCGCCATCGGCCACACGCCCAACACCGGCTACCTCGAAGGCACGGGCGTCGAGATGGACGACGCGGGCTACATCAAGACCAAGGGTGGCAAGGGCGGCGGCCAGACTAAGACCGGCGTCCCCGGGCTCTTCGGGGCGGGCGACGTGGTCGACTTCCACTACCAGCAGGCCGTCACCGCCGCGGGAATGGGCTGTAAGGCCGCGCTCGACGCCGACGACTACCTCGAAACCATCGAAACCGAAGAGGCGCAGGACGTGGCGACCGAAGCGGCTCCCAGCGACGACTAG